A window of Castanea sativa cultivar Marrone di Chiusa Pesio chromosome 1, ASM4071231v1 contains these coding sequences:
- the LOC142622135 gene encoding branched-chain amino acid aminotransferase 1, mitochondrial-like isoform X1: MIQRISAGFGNLVQWFRVASSSSKIGCYYGFSSQASSSLQQMCEPSIYRDDDNADLDWDNLGFGIMPTDYMYLMKCSKGEDFEQGQLNRYGNIELGPAAGVLNYGQAVYEGTKVHRKEDGRLLLFRPEQNAIRMKFGAERMCMPSPSIDQFVDAVKQTVLANKRWVPPPGKGSLYIRPLLMGSGQILGLGAAPEYTFLVYVSPVGNYFKEGFAPLNLYVEKDFDRASRGGTGGIKSITNYAPGLKALTKAKNRGFSDVLYLDSVNKKDIEEVSSCNIFIVKGNAISTPAINGTILPGVTRRSIIEIARDHGYQVKERVIPIDELTDADEVFCTGTAVGVASVGSITYEGKRIKFKTGAQTVSQELYSTLVGIKTGLVEDKMGWIVEIE, from the exons ATGATTCAAAGAATAAGCGCTGGCTTTGGCAACCTGGTTCAATGGTTTCGagttgcttcttcttcctctaag ATTGGATGTTACTATGGATTTTCATCTCAGGCTTCATCTTCTCTGCAACAAATGTGCGAACCATCTATTTATCG AGATGATGACAACGCTGATTTGGACTGGGATAATCTTGGATTTGGTATAATGCCAACTGATTACATGTACCTTATGAAATGTTCGAAAGGAGAGGATTTTGAACAAGGTCAGCTTAATCGTTATGGAAACATTGAGTTGGGTCCTGCTGCTGGAGTTCTGAATTATGGGCAG GCAGTGTATGAAGGTACAAAAGTACATAGGAAAGAAGATGGGCGGCTTCTTCTCTTCCGTCCAGAGCAGAATGCGATTCGCATGAAATTTGGAGCAGAGAGAATGTGCATGCCATCACCCTCCATTGATCAATTTGTAGATGCTGTGAAGCAGACTGTCCTAGCCAACAAGCGTTGG GTTCCTCCTCCAGGAAAAGGGTCTCTGTACATTAGGCCTCTGCTCATGGGAAGTGGTCAAatattgggtttgggtgcagcGCCTGAATACACTTTCCTAGTATATGTTTCCCCTGTTGGCAACTACTTCAAG GAGGGTTTTGCACCCTTGAACTTGTATGTTGAGAAAGATTTTGATCGTGCCTCTCGTGGTGGAACTGGAGGAATCAAATCAATCACCAACTATGCCCCG GGTTTGAAAGCATTGACTAAAGCAAAGAACAGAGGATTTTCTGATGTCTTATATCTGGACTCAGTGAATAAGAAAGATATTGAGGAGGTCTCCTCTTGTAACATTTTTATTGTGaag GGCAATGCTATTTCAACTCCTGCAATAAATGGGACCATTCTTCCAGGAGTCACCCGCAGAAGCATCATTGAGATTGCTCGCGATCATGGTTACCAG GTCAAGGAACGTGTTATTCCTATTGATGAATTGACTGATGCCGATGAAGTTTTCTGCACAGGAACTGCTGTTGGTGTTGCTTCTGTAGGTAGCATTACATATGAAGGAAAAAG GATTAAATTTAAAACGGGTGCTCAGACTGTGTCCCAGGAACTATACTCAACCCTTGTAGGAATAAAAACGGGTTTGGTTGAGGATAAGATGGGCTGGATAGTAGAGATAGAATAG
- the LOC142622135 gene encoding branched-chain amino acid aminotransferase 1, mitochondrial-like isoform X3: protein MIQRISAGFGNLVQWFRVASSSSKIGCYYGFSSQASSSLQQIDDDNADLDWDNLGFGIMPTDYMYLMKCSKGEDFEQGQLNRYGNIELGPAAGVLNYGQAVYEGTKVHRKEDGRLLLFRPEQNAIRMKFGAERMCMPSPSIDQFVDAVKQTVLANKRWVPPPGKGSLYIRPLLMGSGQILGLGAAPEYTFLVYVSPVGNYFKEGFAPLNLYVEKDFDRASRGGTGGIKSITNYAPGLKALTKAKNRGFSDVLYLDSVNKKDIEEVSSCNIFIVKGNAISTPAINGTILPGVTRRSIIEIARDHGYQVKERVIPIDELTDADEVFCTGTAVGVASVGSITYEGKRIKFKTGAQTVSQELYSTLVGIKTGLVEDKMGWIVEIE, encoded by the exons ATGATTCAAAGAATAAGCGCTGGCTTTGGCAACCTGGTTCAATGGTTTCGagttgcttcttcttcctctaag ATTGGATGTTACTATGGATTTTCATCTCAGGCTTCATCTTCTCTGCAACAAAT AGATGATGACAACGCTGATTTGGACTGGGATAATCTTGGATTTGGTATAATGCCAACTGATTACATGTACCTTATGAAATGTTCGAAAGGAGAGGATTTTGAACAAGGTCAGCTTAATCGTTATGGAAACATTGAGTTGGGTCCTGCTGCTGGAGTTCTGAATTATGGGCAG GCAGTGTATGAAGGTACAAAAGTACATAGGAAAGAAGATGGGCGGCTTCTTCTCTTCCGTCCAGAGCAGAATGCGATTCGCATGAAATTTGGAGCAGAGAGAATGTGCATGCCATCACCCTCCATTGATCAATTTGTAGATGCTGTGAAGCAGACTGTCCTAGCCAACAAGCGTTGG GTTCCTCCTCCAGGAAAAGGGTCTCTGTACATTAGGCCTCTGCTCATGGGAAGTGGTCAAatattgggtttgggtgcagcGCCTGAATACACTTTCCTAGTATATGTTTCCCCTGTTGGCAACTACTTCAAG GAGGGTTTTGCACCCTTGAACTTGTATGTTGAGAAAGATTTTGATCGTGCCTCTCGTGGTGGAACTGGAGGAATCAAATCAATCACCAACTATGCCCCG GGTTTGAAAGCATTGACTAAAGCAAAGAACAGAGGATTTTCTGATGTCTTATATCTGGACTCAGTGAATAAGAAAGATATTGAGGAGGTCTCCTCTTGTAACATTTTTATTGTGaag GGCAATGCTATTTCAACTCCTGCAATAAATGGGACCATTCTTCCAGGAGTCACCCGCAGAAGCATCATTGAGATTGCTCGCGATCATGGTTACCAG GTCAAGGAACGTGTTATTCCTATTGATGAATTGACTGATGCCGATGAAGTTTTCTGCACAGGAACTGCTGTTGGTGTTGCTTCTGTAGGTAGCATTACATATGAAGGAAAAAG GATTAAATTTAAAACGGGTGCTCAGACTGTGTCCCAGGAACTATACTCAACCCTTGTAGGAATAAAAACGGGTTTGGTTGAGGATAAGATGGGCTGGATAGTAGAGATAGAATAG
- the LOC142622135 gene encoding branched-chain amino acid aminotransferase 1, mitochondrial-like isoform X2, whose product MCEPSIYRDDDNADLDWDNLGFGIMPTDYMYLMKCSKGEDFEQGQLNRYGNIELGPAAGVLNYGQAVYEGTKVHRKEDGRLLLFRPEQNAIRMKFGAERMCMPSPSIDQFVDAVKQTVLANKRWVPPPGKGSLYIRPLLMGSGQILGLGAAPEYTFLVYVSPVGNYFKEGFAPLNLYVEKDFDRASRGGTGGIKSITNYAPGLKALTKAKNRGFSDVLYLDSVNKKDIEEVSSCNIFIVKGNAISTPAINGTILPGVTRRSIIEIARDHGYQVKERVIPIDELTDADEVFCTGTAVGVASVGSITYEGKRIKFKTGAQTVSQELYSTLVGIKTGLVEDKMGWIVEIE is encoded by the exons ATGTGCGAACCATCTATTTATCG AGATGATGACAACGCTGATTTGGACTGGGATAATCTTGGATTTGGTATAATGCCAACTGATTACATGTACCTTATGAAATGTTCGAAAGGAGAGGATTTTGAACAAGGTCAGCTTAATCGTTATGGAAACATTGAGTTGGGTCCTGCTGCTGGAGTTCTGAATTATGGGCAG GCAGTGTATGAAGGTACAAAAGTACATAGGAAAGAAGATGGGCGGCTTCTTCTCTTCCGTCCAGAGCAGAATGCGATTCGCATGAAATTTGGAGCAGAGAGAATGTGCATGCCATCACCCTCCATTGATCAATTTGTAGATGCTGTGAAGCAGACTGTCCTAGCCAACAAGCGTTGG GTTCCTCCTCCAGGAAAAGGGTCTCTGTACATTAGGCCTCTGCTCATGGGAAGTGGTCAAatattgggtttgggtgcagcGCCTGAATACACTTTCCTAGTATATGTTTCCCCTGTTGGCAACTACTTCAAG GAGGGTTTTGCACCCTTGAACTTGTATGTTGAGAAAGATTTTGATCGTGCCTCTCGTGGTGGAACTGGAGGAATCAAATCAATCACCAACTATGCCCCG GGTTTGAAAGCATTGACTAAAGCAAAGAACAGAGGATTTTCTGATGTCTTATATCTGGACTCAGTGAATAAGAAAGATATTGAGGAGGTCTCCTCTTGTAACATTTTTATTGTGaag GGCAATGCTATTTCAACTCCTGCAATAAATGGGACCATTCTTCCAGGAGTCACCCGCAGAAGCATCATTGAGATTGCTCGCGATCATGGTTACCAG GTCAAGGAACGTGTTATTCCTATTGATGAATTGACTGATGCCGATGAAGTTTTCTGCACAGGAACTGCTGTTGGTGTTGCTTCTGTAGGTAGCATTACATATGAAGGAAAAAG GATTAAATTTAAAACGGGTGCTCAGACTGTGTCCCAGGAACTATACTCAACCCTTGTAGGAATAAAAACGGGTTTGGTTGAGGATAAGATGGGCTGGATAGTAGAGATAGAATAG
- the LOC142622135 gene encoding branched-chain amino acid aminotransferase 1, mitochondrial-like isoform X4 yields the protein MPTDYMYLMKCSKGEDFEQGQLNRYGNIELGPAAGVLNYGQAVYEGTKVHRKEDGRLLLFRPEQNAIRMKFGAERMCMPSPSIDQFVDAVKQTVLANKRWVPPPGKGSLYIRPLLMGSGQILGLGAAPEYTFLVYVSPVGNYFKEGFAPLNLYVEKDFDRASRGGTGGIKSITNYAPGLKALTKAKNRGFSDVLYLDSVNKKDIEEVSSCNIFIVKGNAISTPAINGTILPGVTRRSIIEIARDHGYQVKERVIPIDELTDADEVFCTGTAVGVASVGSITYEGKRIKFKTGAQTVSQELYSTLVGIKTGLVEDKMGWIVEIE from the exons ATGCCAACTGATTACATGTACCTTATGAAATGTTCGAAAGGAGAGGATTTTGAACAAGGTCAGCTTAATCGTTATGGAAACATTGAGTTGGGTCCTGCTGCTGGAGTTCTGAATTATGGGCAG GCAGTGTATGAAGGTACAAAAGTACATAGGAAAGAAGATGGGCGGCTTCTTCTCTTCCGTCCAGAGCAGAATGCGATTCGCATGAAATTTGGAGCAGAGAGAATGTGCATGCCATCACCCTCCATTGATCAATTTGTAGATGCTGTGAAGCAGACTGTCCTAGCCAACAAGCGTTGG GTTCCTCCTCCAGGAAAAGGGTCTCTGTACATTAGGCCTCTGCTCATGGGAAGTGGTCAAatattgggtttgggtgcagcGCCTGAATACACTTTCCTAGTATATGTTTCCCCTGTTGGCAACTACTTCAAG GAGGGTTTTGCACCCTTGAACTTGTATGTTGAGAAAGATTTTGATCGTGCCTCTCGTGGTGGAACTGGAGGAATCAAATCAATCACCAACTATGCCCCG GGTTTGAAAGCATTGACTAAAGCAAAGAACAGAGGATTTTCTGATGTCTTATATCTGGACTCAGTGAATAAGAAAGATATTGAGGAGGTCTCCTCTTGTAACATTTTTATTGTGaag GGCAATGCTATTTCAACTCCTGCAATAAATGGGACCATTCTTCCAGGAGTCACCCGCAGAAGCATCATTGAGATTGCTCGCGATCATGGTTACCAG GTCAAGGAACGTGTTATTCCTATTGATGAATTGACTGATGCCGATGAAGTTTTCTGCACAGGAACTGCTGTTGGTGTTGCTTCTGTAGGTAGCATTACATATGAAGGAAAAAG GATTAAATTTAAAACGGGTGCTCAGACTGTGTCCCAGGAACTATACTCAACCCTTGTAGGAATAAAAACGGGTTTGGTTGAGGATAAGATGGGCTGGATAGTAGAGATAGAATAG
- the LOC142622137 gene encoding cationic peroxidase 1-like, whose translation MAFFFSSSILSFPTLFLFMLGIASAQLSSNFYSSSCPTALSIIQGAVSTAVSKENRMGASLLRLHFHDCFVNGCDASVLLDDTTNFTGEKTAGPNNDSLRGYEVIDTIKSQLEKQCPRVVSCADILAVAARDSVVKLGGTTWTVPLGRRDATTASFNDAQNNLPSPFSDLSALISAFSNKGFTAPEMVTLSGGHTIGQVKCSIIRTRIYNETNIDSNFAASLKKNCPSTGGDSNLSPLDQTARVFDNTYFKDLVIKKGVMHSDQQLFNGGSTDSQVNTYSQNSAMFFSDFGSAMIKMGNLSPLTGSNGEIRTNCRKTN comes from the exons ATggctttcttcttttcctcctctATTCTCTCCTTTCCTACTTTATTCTTGTTTATGTTGGGAATAGCTTCTGCTCAGCTATCATCCAACTTCTATTCGAGTTCTTGCCCTACGGCTCTCTCTATAATTCAAGGCGCAGTAAGCACTGCAGTGTCCAAAGAGAATCGTATGGGGGCCTCATTACTCCGCCTCCATTTCCATGATTGCTTTGTCAATG GTTGTGATGCATCTGTGTTGTTGGATGACACCACCAATTTCACAGGAGAGAAGACGGCGGGGCCCAATAACGACTCATTGAGAGGATATGAGGTGATTGACACCATTAAATCTCAGCTTGAAAAGCAATGCCCAAGAGTTGTGTCTTGTGCTGATATTTTAGCCGTTGCAGCTCGTGATTCTGTTGTTAAG TTGGGTGGCACTACATGGACCGTTCCATTAGGCAGAAGAGATGCAACCACAGCCAGTTTTAATGATGCCCAAAATAACCTCCCTTCCCCCTTCTCAGATCTTAGTGCTCTCATATCTGCATTCAGCAACAAGGGTTTTACTGCTCCAGAAATGGTGACTCTCTCAG gaGGGCACACCATAGGTCAAGTAAAATGCAGTATAATTCGGACTCGTATCTATAATGAGACTAATATAGATTCAAACTTTGCGGCATCATTAAAGAAAAACTGCCCCAGTACAGGCGGAGATTCTAATTTATCTCCTCTTGACCAAACTGCTAGAGTTTTTGATAACACTTATTTCAAGGATTTAGTGATCAAAAAGGGCGTTATGCACTCAGATCAACAGCTCTTCAACGGTGGCTCCACAGATTCCCAAGTGAACACCTATAGCCAGAACTCAGCAATGTTCTTCTCTGATTTTGGGAGTGCCATGATAAAAATGGGAAACCTCAGCCCACTTACTGGCTCAAATGGAGAGATCAGAACCAATTGCAGGAAGACTAATTGA